The DNA segment TTCATCAAAGGTTGCCAAGATTTTATTTGACTAAAACTTTTCTTTTTTATCATTTTAAATAATCTGTCAATTATTATTAGGAAGACTTTCTAATTAGTGATAATTCTCAAATGGAAGGAAGTGTTTATGTTCTAACCAATCCAGCAATGCCGAACATGGTGAAGATTGGCAAGACGACAAGAGATGTAGAACTTAGACTTGCAGACTTATATTCAACTGGGGTCCCTTTGCCTTTTGAATGTGAATATGCAGCAAAAGTGAAAGATGTAGATAAGACAGAAAAAGCATTTCATACAGCATTTGAACCAAGCAGAGTTAATCCAAAAAGAGAATTTTTTAATATCAATCCAGAACAGGCAATTGCTGTTTTATCTTTAATGGCGATTGAAGATGTTACTCCAAGTGTTCAGGATGAAGCAAAAAAAATTGACGTAGAAGCATCTGCTTCTGCTGAGAAATTCAAGAAGAAGAGAAGACCTACTATTAATTATTTTGAGATGGGTTTAAAAGAAGGAGATATTTTAAAATTTGGTAGAAATGAAGAGTTTTGCAAAGTATTGAATGGAAGACAAGTTTCTTATCAGGGAGAACCTTGGTTTTTATCAAATTTAACTAATAAGTTATTAGATAGAACTGGTCCTATGGATGGATCGCCTTATTGGTATTTCAATGGTAAAAATCTTAAAGATATTTACAATGAAACTTATTCAATTGATTAATTTTCAATATTTGATGAATTTTTAGTCTTTTTTTAAATAAAAAATCATCCTAAAAAGAGGTTTCCCGTAGGTTTCCCGTGGGAAAATGTGTGTTATTATGGCGTTAAACATGTTGGTATCACTACGTTTATGACTGCCTTATTTCTCGGTACTATAGAGTGGGAATAAAATGCAGGGTATAAACCCAGTCATAGTCTAGAAAAATTGGTTTCACACAGGTTTCATACGAGAATCTTGTAACCTATTGGCAAGGGATCTCTATATGGAGGTTTCACATGGGTTTCACATGGAGGTAAAAATCTATCTCTATAGAGAAATCGTAGAGAATTAAATTTCTCTACACCTTAATAAATTAGTTTTTAATTTTTTTAATTTTTTCTAAATTCCATTTATCAAATATTAATTTCATTTCTCTTTCGTAGTATCTTACTTTCTTTGCGAAAGGTAGTTGTTGAATAATTATTCCAAAGGGAAATTTTAAAAAAGAAGAAACATAAACAATATAAAACTCGATAAATGAAGGTTTTGGTGGGAGAGGTAAATTTTTTAAATATGCCCAATCAATGCATGGTTTTAGTTGCTTATCACTAGCGATAATATTTTTTTTACATCTCCACCAAGAGAATAGATAAATGCAAATAAAAATTGGTAGTGGAAGAAGTCGCAACATTAGAAATCTTTTACTTTATTTTATTCATCCTCTTCAGGATGATGAGGATCTGGATTTGGAGGAATTGCAGCATTATATTCTTCCGACGTTGCTTCTCCTGTCAAAGTAAAAACTAATTTATTTTATTGATTATCTTTTGCATCATTTTCTATTTGACATCAGAACTAAACTTAGAGGAATGCAACATTCTTTTTT comes from the Prochlorococcus marinus str. MIT 9515 genome and includes:
- a CDS encoding GIY-YIG nuclease family protein, with the translated sequence MEGSVYVLTNPAMPNMVKIGKTTRDVELRLADLYSTGVPLPFECEYAAKVKDVDKTEKAFHTAFEPSRVNPKREFFNINPEQAIAVLSLMAIEDVTPSVQDEAKKIDVEASASAEKFKKKRRPTINYFEMGLKEGDILKFGRNEEFCKVLNGRQVSYQGEPWFLSNLTNKLLDRTGPMDGSPYWYFNGKNLKDIYNETYSID